The following proteins are co-located in the Deinococcus metallilatus genome:
- a CDS encoding M20 family metallopeptidase, which yields MTQTVDPVATLRDQLVAWRRHLHMNPEVGFEEHETAAYIEGELRKMPALTVTRPTATSVLAVLKGGQPGRTVLLRADIDALPIEEENTFAFKSRKPGVMHACGHDGHTAILLGVAKLLSEHPEDVPGEVRMIFQHAEEVGPGGAEELVMETDLMRGVDVVTGLHLNSQLPAGLVSVKPGAFMAAPDSLYLTIQGKGGHGAHPEQTVDPIAVGAQVVTNLQHVVSRNVAALDALVVSITYFQSGTTHNVIPDTAVLQGTVRTFDPELRQRAPELIERVIKGITEAHGATYELKYEFGYRPVINTDWVAEQLKEIALETVGEEHYQDAQPTMGGEDFSAYLEKAPGAYFNVGSGSDPADSRWPHHHPRFTIDEASLETGVRMLHAAALRLTLPEPGPQE from the coding sequence ATGACACAAACGGTGGACCCGGTGGCAACCCTCCGTGACCAGCTCGTCGCGTGGCGGCGGCACCTGCACATGAACCCGGAGGTGGGCTTCGAGGAACACGAGACGGCGGCCTACATCGAGGGCGAGCTGCGGAAGATGCCTGCTCTCACCGTGACCCGCCCCACGGCCACCAGCGTTCTCGCCGTGCTGAAGGGCGGCCAGCCTGGACGCACGGTCCTGCTGCGGGCCGACATCGACGCGCTGCCCATCGAGGAGGAGAACACCTTCGCGTTCAAATCCCGGAAGCCGGGCGTGATGCACGCCTGCGGGCACGACGGGCACACGGCCATCCTGCTGGGCGTGGCAAAACTCCTCTCCGAACATCCGGAGGACGTGCCGGGCGAGGTCCGGATGATCTTCCAGCACGCCGAGGAGGTCGGGCCGGGCGGCGCCGAGGAACTGGTGATGGAGACGGACCTGATGCGGGGCGTGGACGTGGTGACGGGGCTGCACCTCAACAGCCAGCTCCCGGCCGGGCTGGTCAGCGTGAAGCCGGGCGCCTTCATGGCCGCGCCCGACAGCCTGTACCTCACCATCCAGGGCAAGGGCGGGCACGGCGCGCACCCCGAGCAGACGGTGGACCCCATCGCGGTGGGCGCGCAGGTCGTCACCAACCTTCAGCACGTGGTCAGCCGCAACGTGGCGGCGCTGGACGCGCTGGTGGTCAGCATCACCTACTTCCAGAGCGGCACCACGCACAACGTCATCCCGGATACGGCGGTCCTCCAGGGCACGGTGCGGACCTTCGACCCGGAGTTGCGCCAGCGCGCGCCGGAGCTGATCGAGCGCGTGATCAAGGGCATCACCGAGGCGCACGGCGCGACCTACGAGCTGAAGTACGAGTTCGGTTACCGGCCCGTGATCAACACCGACTGGGTGGCCGAGCAACTGAAGGAGATCGCGCTGGAGACGGTGGGGGAAGAGCATTACCAAGACGCGCAGCCCACGATGGGCGGCGAGGATTTCAGCGCGTACCTGGAAAAGGCCCCCGGCGCGTACTTCAACGTCGGCTCGGGCAGCGACCCTGCGGACAGCCGCTGGCCGCATCACCACCCCCGTTTCACCATCGACGAGGCCAGCCTGGAAACGGGCGTGCGGATGCTCCACGCCGCCGCGCTGCGCCTGACGCTGCCGGAGCCGGGCCCGCAGGAGTAG
- the sufU gene encoding Fe-S cluster assembly sulfur transfer protein SufU: MLPETLARQIISDHGQHPRGQGEIAGAPHAALDNPGCGDHVTVWARVEGGRLAELRFTGRGCAISQASASLMTLALTGKPLDEVRALATRYRAMVMGEAPPDPVLGDLVALSGVSRLHARRKCALLAWNALEAALADAGG; this comes from the coding sequence ATGCTCCCCGAAACCCTCGCCCGGCAGATCATCAGCGATCACGGCCAGCACCCACGCGGCCAGGGGGAGATCGCGGGCGCGCCGCACGCCGCGCTGGACAATCCCGGCTGCGGCGATCATGTGACGGTCTGGGCAAGGGTGGAAGGCGGACGACTGGCCGAGCTCCGCTTTACCGGACGCGGCTGCGCGATCAGCCAGGCCAGCGCCAGCCTGATGACGCTGGCCCTGACCGGCAAACCGCTGGACGAAGTTCGCGCCCTCGCCACCCGTTACCGCGCGATGGTGATGGGGGAGGCGCCGCCCGATCCCGTTCTGGGTGACCTCGTGGCGCTCTCGGGCGTGAGCCGACTGCATGCGCGGCGCAAGTGCGCGTTGCTGGCCTGGAACGCGCTGGAGGCGGCGCTGGCGGACGCGGGGGGCTGA
- the folE gene encoding GTP cyclohydrolase I FolE, translated as MTTPPTISAAEERQEVPGLRGLTYDWLSAIGEDPEREGLQRTPHRVAKAWSFLTAGYQKTLADAAGDAVFEAEGSEMVIVKDIEFYSMCEHHMLPFYGRAHIAYIPDGKILGLSKFARIVDLYSRRLQVQERITTQIADAVEELLAPKGVAVLMEGVHLCMAMRGVQKQNSSTTTSAMRGVFKEDARTRAEFMSAVQNTLRNR; from the coding sequence TTGACCACCCCCCCCACCATCAGCGCCGCCGAGGAGCGGCAGGAAGTGCCGGGTCTGCGAGGCCTGACGTACGACTGGCTGAGTGCCATCGGTGAGGACCCCGAGCGCGAGGGTCTGCAACGGACGCCGCACCGCGTCGCCAAAGCCTGGAGCTTTCTGACGGCGGGCTATCAGAAGACGCTGGCCGACGCGGCGGGCGACGCCGTCTTCGAGGCCGAAGGCAGCGAGATGGTGATCGTGAAGGACATCGAGTTCTATTCGATGTGCGAGCACCACATGCTGCCCTTTTATGGCCGGGCGCATATCGCCTATATCCCCGACGGCAAGATTCTGGGGCTCAGCAAGTTCGCCCGCATCGTGGACCTGTACTCGCGCCGCTTGCAGGTGCAGGAGCGCATCACGACGCAGATCGCGGACGCGGTGGAGGAACTGCTGGCGCCCAAAGGCGTGGCGGTCCTGATGGAAGGCGTCCACCTGTGCATGGCGATGCGCGGCGTGCAGAAGCAGAACTCCAGCACCACCACGAGTGCCATGCGCGGCGTCTTCAAGGAGGATGCCCGCACCCGCGCCGAGTTCATGAGCGCCGTGCAGAACACGCTGCGGAACCGCTGA
- a CDS encoding adenylosuccinate synthase: protein MPGIAIIGAQWGDEGKGKITDFLAPQADYVVRYQGGANAGHTVTAKGQTFKLNLLPSGVLHPGTVSILGDGMVIDPEKFLAERQNLLDGGLNPELRISDRAHLVLPHHKFVDGRKDFVGTTGRGIGPAYADRARRVGIRFGDLADEGLLRERVERLLEAKPNSTRDAGWTTVTDALGYLLPIRDALLPFVQDTGAQLRQAIKGGQNVLFEGAQATLLDLNYGTYPFVTSSHPTVGGILVGTGVNHKAINKVYGVAKAFNTRVGHGPFPTEVFGEMETRLRGDGSKPWDEFGTTTGRARRVGWLDLALLRYAVDVNGLDGLVINKMDILAGLDTVKVAVDYDAAGQPIYRELPGWATTEGAESRETLPKEAQAYLDLIEETVNCPVVIFSCGPAREQTYGEVRWD, encoded by the coding sequence ATGCCTGGAATTGCAATCATCGGCGCGCAGTGGGGGGACGAGGGCAAGGGGAAGATCACCGATTTCCTGGCCCCGCAGGCGGACTACGTGGTGCGCTATCAGGGCGGCGCGAACGCCGGGCACACCGTCACGGCGAAGGGGCAGACCTTCAAGCTGAACCTGCTTCCCAGCGGCGTGCTGCATCCCGGCACCGTCAGCATCCTGGGCGACGGCATGGTGATCGATCCCGAGAAGTTCCTCGCGGAACGGCAGAATCTGCTGGACGGTGGCCTGAACCCCGAACTGCGGATCAGCGACCGCGCGCACCTGGTCCTGCCCCACCACAAGTTCGTGGACGGGCGCAAGGACTTCGTAGGGACCACCGGGCGCGGGATCGGCCCCGCCTACGCCGACCGGGCGCGGCGCGTCGGCATTCGCTTCGGTGATCTGGCCGACGAGGGCCTCCTGCGCGAGCGCGTGGAGCGGCTGCTGGAAGCCAAGCCCAACTCCACCCGCGACGCGGGCTGGACGACCGTGACGGACGCGCTGGGCTACCTGCTGCCCATCCGCGACGCGCTGTTGCCCTTCGTGCAGGACACCGGCGCGCAGCTCCGGCAGGCGATCAAAGGCGGCCAGAACGTGCTGTTCGAGGGCGCGCAGGCCACCCTGCTCGACCTGAACTACGGCACCTATCCCTTCGTGACCAGCAGCCACCCGACGGTGGGCGGCATCCTGGTCGGCACGGGCGTGAACCACAAGGCGATCAACAAGGTGTACGGCGTCGCCAAGGCCTTTAACACCCGCGTCGGTCACGGCCCCTTTCCCACCGAGGTCTTCGGGGAGATGGAAACCCGCCTGCGCGGCGACGGCTCCAAGCCCTGGGACGAGTTCGGCACCACCACCGGCCGTGCCCGCCGGGTGGGCTGGCTGGACCTCGCGCTGCTGCGCTACGCGGTGGACGTGAACGGCCTGGACGGTCTGGTGATCAACAAGATGGACATCCTGGCGGGCCTGGACACCGTGAAAGTCGCCGTGGACTACGACGCGGCGGGCCAGCCGATCTACCGCGAGCTGCCCGGCTGGGCCACCACCGAGGGCGCCGAAAGCCGCGAGACGCTGCCGAAGGAAGCCCAGGCCTACCTCGACCTGATCGAGGAGACGGTGAACTGCCCGGTGGTGATCTTCTCGTGTGGCCCGGCGCGTGAGCAGACGTACGGCGAGGTGCGCTGGGACTGA
- a CDS encoding E3 binding domain-containing protein, producing MERIAPLAKILAEANGIDWRNLPGSGEGGMIVEQDILNYLTRVMSGEEEPPSTPVDAPPPEWTGTDLPAGAGLLAPGMPSMDMLSSAGVDSDLAALVGQPQPAPPAPASLDDDALEFELEDDQADVPAFAAPVPGPEEAAPPAVAASAPEVVPAAPALGREEQSAPAEQAPGLAAVAQPEPVAARGEAAPPPPAAPAGGGVMAGLGNLLSRLYQQPTTPPPAPVQPTPAAPEMPAAAQTPAPEVAAPVSEVPAPEVHPVPEVEEVPAPAAVTEPAPIPAEEEVQPTPQVAEAEEPAPEPAAAPTEAAPTEPEAVAPVPVPLPAADHPRGAVWFGTYLRRDANIVPVAELRRQLVSALGQDVPLALLVARAAQRHADSLGLGTVAVQDLDASRARTVQPGGLRDALATLGTDQEGTPDLLVIDAGALDLDDLHLPHTVTLSVGRVQEGRAALTLNGDVDPAQAARFLANVAGTLEEPIILVV from the coding sequence ATGGAACGGATTGCTCCGCTCGCCAAGATTCTGGCGGAAGCGAACGGCATCGACTGGCGGAACCTGCCCGGCAGCGGCGAAGGCGGCATGATCGTCGAGCAGGACATCCTGAATTACCTGACCCGCGTGATGAGCGGCGAGGAAGAGCCCCCTTCCACCCCGGTGGACGCCCCGCCGCCCGAATGGACCGGCACCGACCTGCCCGCCGGGGCCGGATTGCTCGCCCCGGGGATGCCCAGCATGGACATGCTCAGCAGCGCGGGCGTGGACTCCGACCTCGCGGCGCTGGTCGGCCAGCCGCAGCCCGCCCCGCCCGCCCCCGCCAGCCTCGATGACGACGCGCTGGAGTTCGAGCTGGAAGACGACCAGGCGGATGTGCCTGCTTTTGCGGCGCCCGTCCCTGGGCCCGAAGAGGCGGCTCCTCCTGCGGTGGCGGCCTCCGCGCCGGAAGTCGTGCCCGCCGCCCCGGCACTGGGCCGGGAGGAGCAGAGCGCCCCGGCGGAGCAGGCTCCCGGCCTCGCGGCTGTCGCCCAGCCGGAACCGGTGGCGGCCCGGGGGGAAGCGGCGCCGCCTCCCCCCGCCGCTCCGGCCGGTGGCGGCGTGATGGCGGGCCTGGGCAACCTGCTCTCACGCCTCTACCAGCAGCCCACCACGCCGCCGCCCGCCCCGGTCCAGCCCACGCCCGCCGCCCCCGAAATGCCCGCTGCCGCGCAGACCCCGGCGCCGGAGGTGGCAGCTCCCGTGTCCGAAGTCCCGGCCCCCGAAGTCCATCCCGTGCCCGAGGTGGAGGAGGTGCCCGCCCCCGCCGCTGTCACCGAACCCGCGCCCATCCCAGCCGAGGAAGAGGTGCAGCCCACACCCCAGGTCGCAGAAGCGGAAGAACCCGCGCCCGAACCCGCAGCGGCACCCACCGAGGCCGCGCCCACTGAACCGGAAGCGGTCGCCCCGGTCCCCGTTCCCCTGCCTGCCGCCGATCACCCCCGCGGGGCCGTCTGGTTCGGCACCTACCTGCGCCGCGACGCCAACATCGTCCCCGTCGCCGAACTGCGCCGCCAGCTCGTGAGCGCGCTCGGTCAGGACGTGCCCCTCGCGCTGCTGGTGGCCCGCGCCGCCCAGCGCCATGCGGACAGCCTGGGCCTGGGCACGGTCGCCGTGCAGGACCTCGACGCGAGCCGCGCCCGCACCGTCCAGCCCGGCGGTCTGCGTGACGCCCTCGCCACGCTCGGCACTGACCAAGAAGGCACGCCCGATCTGCTGGTGATCGACGCGGGCGCCCTCGACCTCGACGACCTCCACCTCCCCCACACCGTCACCCTCAGCGTGGGCCGCGTGCAGGAGGGCCGCGCCGCGCTGACCCTCAATGGCGACGTGGACCCGGCCCAGGCCGCCCGCTTCCTGGCGAACGTGGCGGGGACGCTGGAAGAGCCGATCATCCTGGTGGTTTGA